From a single Pseudalkalibacillus hwajinpoensis genomic region:
- a CDS encoding metallophosphoesterase family protein — protein MTEMSFVHCADLHLDRPFSGANRLPNSIHEFVRDSAFRSLSKIIDLAISNRVDFVLFVGDLFDSSYRSLQAQMTLLHQLQRLDEAGIYSYLSHGNHDALDGEWISLTWPDSSYFFGPKVEAVPYYRNRIRVADIHSFSYPTRHVNEKMTEQYQKGGEGHYQIGMLHGNLEGRTEHSSYAPFTIQDLVEKDFDYWALGHIHQRSHLNEEPPILYPGNIQGAHRKETGEKGCYLVTLRNGLASTTFYQTSDVTWHRPEIDLGQFETIQPLLQACEDLLDHESYAFGGHLVEIALIGISHLHTELLQEEQLDDLLQALQINRDVNNNEFVWPYKITLKSKPAWDRQELKQQGGFVQDILLTSDNYQGKDVKETLAPLYEHRRARKALQPMEDYEELLKEAEELLLSYLLESDGGSME, from the coding sequence ATGACAGAAATGTCCTTCGTGCATTGTGCGGATCTTCATTTAGATAGACCTTTTTCAGGAGCAAATCGTCTACCGAACTCAATTCATGAATTTGTACGAGATAGTGCTTTTCGTTCGCTTAGTAAGATAATCGATCTTGCTATTTCGAATCGTGTAGATTTCGTTCTATTCGTAGGTGATTTATTTGATAGTAGCTATCGAAGTCTCCAGGCCCAAATGACTCTTTTACACCAACTGCAGAGGCTTGATGAAGCGGGGATATACAGTTACCTTTCACATGGAAATCATGATGCACTTGATGGAGAGTGGATCAGCTTAACTTGGCCTGATAGTAGCTATTTTTTTGGGCCGAAGGTAGAAGCTGTTCCTTATTACCGAAACCGTATAAGAGTAGCAGATATACATAGCTTTAGTTATCCTACAAGACACGTTAATGAAAAGATGACGGAACAATATCAGAAAGGCGGCGAGGGGCACTACCAGATTGGCATGCTTCATGGCAATCTAGAAGGACGTACAGAGCATTCTTCTTACGCTCCATTTACAATTCAGGATTTAGTTGAAAAAGATTTCGATTATTGGGCGCTTGGCCATATTCATCAAAGATCACACCTTAACGAAGAACCACCGATTCTGTATCCGGGCAACATTCAGGGGGCTCATAGAAAAGAAACAGGAGAAAAAGGTTGTTATCTTGTAACGCTTCGTAACGGTTTAGCGTCGACGACGTTCTATCAAACCTCCGATGTAACATGGCACAGACCTGAAATTGATTTGGGCCAGTTTGAAACGATACAGCCTCTTCTTCAAGCATGTGAGGATCTTCTCGATCATGAAAGCTATGCTTTTGGTGGGCATTTAGTAGAAATTGCATTGATCGGGATCAGTCACCTTCATACAGAGCTTCTTCAGGAAGAGCAACTCGATGATCTACTACAAGCGCTACAAATTAATAGGGACGTTAATAATAACGAGTTTGTCTGGCCATATAAAATTACACTGAAATCAAAACCGGCATGGGATCGTCAGGAATTGAAACAACAGGGAGGCTTTGTTCAGGACATCCTGTTGACGTCTGATAACTACCAGGGAAAAGATGTAAAAGAAACACTTGCGCCTCTCTATGAGCACCGACGTGCCCGCAAAGCACTTCAACCAATGGAAGATTATGAGGAACTCTTAAAAGAAGCGGAAGAGCTGCTGCTTTCATACCTTTTGGAGTCAGATGGGGGGAGTATGGAATGA
- a CDS encoding ABC transporter permease gives MNKFFIVLSQTYINRLKSKSFLVTTALTILMVFLISNLSGIFERFDTSEADRVGVVDANDYYPLLENQLKMMESEIVLEPFDGTENEALQAVEEGELDSLLFLEENNAGVPVATYKAQTVAEQQTPQVLEAALQQIKSSIAAEKAGVTSEQLLEIDQPVQFEKIALEEGAKTEDELAQARVFVYILLFVIYFSVIFYGNMVAVEVATEKSSRVMEILISSVSPVKQMFGKILGVALLGLTQYGIIILCGYLFMQGNDDNVTQTGFLSFLDFSNLSPSLVIYAIVFFILGYLLYATILAMVGSLVSRAEEVQQLILPVQFLIIIAFFIAMFGLGNPSAPFVTIASYIPFFTPVVMFLRIGMLAVPFWEIAISLSLLIGAIVLFGILGAKVYRGGVLMYGKSSSLKDISKALKLSKK, from the coding sequence ATGAATAAGTTCTTCATTGTGCTTTCTCAAACATACATTAACCGACTGAAGTCGAAATCATTTCTTGTTACAACTGCGCTGACTATTCTTATGGTTTTCCTGATTTCGAATCTTTCAGGTATTTTTGAGCGATTTGATACGAGCGAAGCTGACAGGGTCGGAGTTGTTGATGCGAATGATTATTACCCACTTCTTGAAAATCAGTTGAAAATGATGGAGTCAGAAATCGTTCTTGAACCATTTGATGGAACTGAAAATGAAGCACTGCAGGCAGTTGAAGAAGGTGAACTTGATAGCCTGTTATTTTTAGAAGAAAATAACGCAGGAGTACCTGTTGCCACATATAAGGCACAAACCGTAGCGGAACAGCAGACGCCTCAAGTGCTAGAAGCTGCACTTCAACAGATTAAGAGTTCAATTGCAGCTGAGAAAGCAGGAGTAACGAGCGAACAGCTCCTCGAAATTGATCAACCTGTTCAGTTTGAAAAAATCGCTCTTGAAGAAGGTGCGAAAACGGAAGATGAGTTGGCTCAGGCGAGGGTTTTCGTGTATATCCTTTTGTTCGTTATTTATTTTTCAGTGATTTTCTATGGAAACATGGTTGCGGTGGAAGTCGCAACAGAGAAATCATCACGTGTGATGGAGATTCTCATATCCAGTGTTTCTCCGGTTAAACAGATGTTTGGAAAAATACTTGGCGTTGCTCTCCTTGGATTAACTCAGTACGGTATCATTATTTTATGCGGCTATCTGTTTATGCAGGGTAATGATGACAATGTCACACAAACCGGTTTTCTATCATTTCTTGATTTTAGCAATCTGTCCCCTTCACTTGTCATTTATGCGATTGTTTTCTTCATTCTGGGTTATCTGCTTTATGCGACGATTCTGGCTATGGTAGGATCCCTGGTAAGTCGAGCAGAGGAAGTGCAGCAGTTAATATTGCCGGTGCAGTTCTTGATTATTATTGCTTTCTTTATTGCCATGTTTGGCCTTGGTAATCCTTCTGCACCATTCGTTACCATTGCATCCTATATTCCGTTTTTCACCCCGGTAGTGATGTTTCTTCGAATTGGAATGCTGGCCGTTCCTTTCTGGGAAATCGCAATAAGCCTTTCTCTGCTAATTGGAGCGATTGTCTTATTCGGAATATTAGGTGCAAAAGTCTACAGAGGAGGAGTACTAATGTATGGTAAATCCTCTTCCTTAAAAGATATAAGTAAAGCACTAAAGCTATCAAAAAAATAA
- a CDS encoding ABC transporter ATP-binding protein, with product MLQFKEVTKRFGAFTAVNGLSLSIPQNEIFGLLGGNGAGKTTTFRMLLRLIDQTEGTITWKNESISYDSSHLIGYLPEERGLYPKMKVKEQLIYLGKLRGMKKFEIEKEVSLWLERFNVPEYSDKKVEELSKGNQQKIQFIAAVIHKPELLILDEPFSGLDPVNVELLKKAVLELKTSGTTILFSSHRMEHVEELCEHLCILHKGKPVVSGNLKEIKRSYGRKNILIDADFNLTFLEQLSGVHHVKEGMNFTTVQIENEQVSQDILYQLIQRGFVRRFELEEPSLNDIFIEKVGAAYE from the coding sequence ATGCTTCAGTTTAAAGAGGTAACGAAACGATTTGGAGCTTTTACGGCAGTAAATGGGTTGAGTTTATCGATACCGCAAAATGAAATTTTTGGTTTACTTGGGGGAAATGGTGCGGGTAAGACGACGACATTTCGAATGCTTTTACGCTTAATTGATCAAACAGAAGGGACGATTACCTGGAAGAATGAATCGATTTCTTATGATTCAAGTCATTTGATCGGCTATTTGCCCGAGGAGAGAGGACTCTATCCAAAAATGAAAGTGAAAGAACAGCTCATCTACCTTGGTAAGCTTCGTGGAATGAAGAAATTTGAGATTGAGAAGGAAGTCAGTTTATGGCTCGAGCGATTTAATGTTCCAGAATACAGCGATAAGAAAGTAGAAGAGCTTTCGAAAGGGAATCAACAAAAAATCCAGTTTATTGCAGCTGTCATTCATAAACCTGAATTGCTTATCCTTGATGAACCATTCAGCGGTCTCGATCCTGTAAATGTGGAATTGTTGAAGAAGGCAGTTCTTGAGCTTAAAACCTCCGGGACAACGATTCTTTTTTCCAGTCACCGGATGGAGCACGTCGAAGAGCTTTGTGAACATTTGTGTATTTTACATAAAGGTAAGCCTGTAGTATCGGGAAATTTAAAAGAAATCAAGCGTTCTTATGGGAGGAAGAATATATTAATAGACGCTGATTTTAATCTTACTTTTCTTGAACAATTAAGTGGCGTTCATCATGTGAAAGAAGGAATGAATTTTACTACGGTTCAAATTGAGAATGAGCAAGTTTCTCAGGACATTTTATACCAGCTCATTCAGCGCGGATTTGTTCGAAGATTTGAGCTCGAGGAACCATCACTGAATGATATTTTCATTGAGAAAGTAGGTGCAGCATATGAATAA
- a CDS encoding YhzD family protein: protein MEKYIITAFEKNGTNVLDETFEAQDDKDAKKIGQELLKEKGLEKHSARVVSSQGKLIVFQR, encoded by the coding sequence ATGGAAAAATATATTATCACAGCATTCGAAAAGAACGGAACCAACGTCCTCGACGAAACCTTCGAAGCACAGGACGACAAAGACGCCAAAAAAATCGGCCAGGAACTACTAAAAGAAAAAGGACTCGAAAAACACTCAGCAAGAGTAGTCTCATCACAAGGAAAACTAATTGTATTTCAAAGATGA
- a CDS encoding aldehyde dehydrogenase family protein, with protein sequence MQKILDLNPKVAEFLKGTKQLYINGQWKDSLSGRTFDTLNPSTGEVLATVSEAMKDDIDEAVMAARKAFDSGPWSKMSASARSRLIYKLADLMEENKEELAMLDTLDNGKPIRETQNADVPLAIEHFRYYAGWSTKIMGQTIPVNGPFFNYTRHEALGVVGQIIPWNFPLLMAAWKLGAALATGCTVVLKPAEQTPLSALYLAQLMEEAGFPEGVVNVVPGYGETAGDALVKHPNVDKIAFTGSTEVGKYIMSQASNDLKRVTLELGGKSPNIILPDADMTKAVPGALSGIMFNQGQVCCAGSRLFVQKKAYDNVMADLVSHSQKIKQGSGLDPDTEMGPLVSAEQHQRVMNYISKGQDEGAELLTGGQVPYDKGYYVQPTIFSDVDDKMTIAKEEIFGPVVAAMPFEDLDEVIERANDSNYGLAAGLWTENLKSAHYVANKLKAGTVWVNCYNAFDAASPFGGYKQSGMGREMGSYALNNYTEVKSVWINLK encoded by the coding sequence ATGCAAAAAATTCTCGACTTGAATCCGAAGGTAGCTGAATTTCTAAAAGGAACGAAACAACTTTACATTAATGGACAATGGAAGGATTCTCTATCAGGAAGAACATTTGATACCCTTAACCCCTCAACTGGTGAAGTACTGGCAACAGTTAGTGAAGCAATGAAGGATGATATTGATGAAGCTGTAATGGCAGCTCGAAAAGCATTCGACAGTGGTCCATGGTCGAAAATGTCTGCTTCTGCAAGAAGTCGCTTAATTTATAAACTTGCAGATTTAATGGAAGAGAACAAAGAAGAGCTAGCTATGTTAGATACGCTGGATAATGGTAAGCCGATTCGCGAGACACAGAATGCTGACGTACCACTTGCAATCGAACATTTTCGCTACTATGCAGGATGGTCTACAAAAATTATGGGACAAACCATTCCTGTAAATGGTCCGTTTTTTAACTATACTCGCCATGAAGCGCTCGGAGTTGTTGGGCAAATTATTCCGTGGAATTTCCCACTACTGATGGCTGCATGGAAACTGGGAGCAGCCCTTGCGACAGGGTGTACAGTTGTGTTGAAGCCAGCTGAACAAACGCCACTATCAGCACTTTATCTTGCACAGCTAATGGAAGAAGCAGGTTTTCCAGAAGGCGTTGTGAACGTCGTTCCAGGTTATGGTGAAACTGCAGGTGATGCACTTGTAAAGCATCCAAATGTGGATAAAATTGCATTTACTGGATCCACGGAGGTTGGTAAATATATAATGAGTCAGGCTTCCAATGATCTGAAGCGGGTAACCCTTGAGCTTGGTGGGAAGTCTCCAAACATTATTTTACCTGATGCGGATATGACAAAAGCTGTACCTGGCGCTTTGAGCGGAATTATGTTTAACCAGGGTCAGGTGTGCTGTGCTGGTTCAAGATTGTTTGTTCAGAAAAAAGCTTATGACAATGTGATGGCTGATCTTGTCAGCCATAGTCAGAAGATTAAGCAGGGATCTGGTCTTGATCCAGATACAGAGATGGGACCGCTAGTATCTGCAGAGCAGCATCAGCGCGTCATGAATTACATTTCAAAAGGACAGGATGAGGGTGCTGAATTACTAACCGGCGGACAGGTTCCATATGATAAAGGGTATTATGTTCAGCCAACCATTTTCTCTGACGTGGATGACAAAATGACAATTGCGAAAGAGGAAATCTTTGGTCCGGTTGTAGCAGCAATGCCTTTCGAAGATCTGGATGAAGTAATTGAACGTGCTAATGATTCGAACTATGGCCTTGCAGCTGGGCTCTGGACAGAAAATCTGAAGTCAGCGCACTATGTAGCTAATAAATTAAAAGCTGGTACTGTCTGGGTAAACTGCTACAATGCCTTTGATGCAGCTTCTCCTTTCGGTGGGTACAAGCAGTCTGGAATGGGAAGAGAAATGGGGTCTTACGCACTGAATAACTATACAGAAGTGAAGAGCGTCTGGATTAACTTGAAATAA
- a CDS encoding Cof-type HAD-IIB family hydrolase, producing the protein MVYQLLALDIDGTLLRSNHKIDKETKEAISYVREKGVYVTLTTSRNFASAKKIAKAVKLDDAILITHSGAFIAKEVQKPVYEERISSSDVNEIVQILEEFDCHIRIIHEKLAVGNRVKHNHYLSAKMTLGVGDPLFYPVNFVETLSEYLEKKDLSPPKIDAHFFNEKERQEARLLLEERIPSISVVRSTKCNFGIIPKEVSKAKGLRIIGEKLGISVEEMVVIGDADCDAEMIRQAGLGVAMGNAPYELKRLADWVTRSNDQQGVSYTVKEVFRRQMRLQLKK; encoded by the coding sequence ATGGTATATCAACTTCTGGCATTAGATATCGATGGAACGTTACTAAGGTCTAATCACAAAATTGATAAAGAAACAAAGGAAGCTATTAGTTATGTAAGGGAAAAAGGCGTTTATGTGACCCTGACAACCAGTCGAAATTTCGCTTCTGCTAAAAAGATTGCAAAAGCTGTGAAGCTTGATGATGCCATTTTGATTACGCACAGCGGGGCTTTTATTGCTAAAGAGGTGCAGAAGCCTGTATACGAGGAACGAATCTCGAGCAGCGATGTGAACGAAATTGTCCAGATCCTTGAGGAATTCGATTGTCATATTAGAATTATTCATGAGAAGCTAGCTGTGGGCAATCGCGTGAAACATAATCATTATTTATCAGCGAAGATGACGCTTGGTGTAGGAGATCCATTATTTTATCCGGTGAATTTTGTAGAAACGCTAAGTGAATATCTTGAGAAAAAAGATCTTTCTCCACCAAAAATTGATGCTCATTTCTTTAATGAGAAAGAACGACAAGAAGCAAGACTCCTTCTTGAAGAGCGTATTCCATCCATTTCTGTTGTCCGTTCGACAAAATGTAACTTCGGTATCATTCCTAAAGAGGTATCTAAAGCAAAAGGTCTTCGCATTATAGGCGAAAAACTAGGAATATCTGTAGAGGAAATGGTTGTAATCGGCGATGCGGATTGTGATGCAGAGATGATCCGGCAGGCAGGGCTAGGGGTAGCGATGGGCAATGCCCCTTATGAATTAAAGCGCCTTGCTGATTGGGTGACAAGGTCCAATGATCAGCAAGGTGTATCTTATACGGTAAAGGAAGTATTTCGTAGACAGATGCGTCTCCAGCTTAAAAAGTAA
- a CDS encoding YlbF family regulator, giving the protein MAEKNLYDVAYELESAMRDHEDYTKLKELYDQVNQDEVSKKLFDNFRNMQMELQQKQMSGQQISEEEAQKAQQQVELVQQHEVISQLMQQEQRMSQVIQDINKIVTKPLEDLYGSPEEDIQQ; this is encoded by the coding sequence ATGGCAGAGAAAAATCTTTATGACGTAGCATATGAATTAGAAAGCGCAATGCGTGACCATGAGGACTATACGAAATTAAAAGAGTTATACGATCAAGTAAATCAGGATGAAGTATCTAAGAAACTATTTGATAACTTCCGTAACATGCAAATGGAGCTTCAACAAAAGCAAATGAGTGGTCAACAGATCTCAGAAGAAGAAGCTCAGAAAGCACAGCAACAGGTTGAACTTGTGCAACAGCATGAAGTAATTTCTCAGTTAATGCAGCAAGAGCAGCGTATGAGCCAAGTTATTCAGGATATCAACAAAATTGTAACGAAACCTCTAGAAGATCTTTACGGTAGTCCTGAAGAAGACATTCAGCAGTAA
- a CDS encoding DUF445 domain-containing protein, producing the protein MMSSILITILFMIVIGAVIGGFTNSLAIKMLFRPYEARYIGKWKIPFTPGLIPKRRDELAVQLGKMVVEHLLTAEGIQQKMHDPVFKRTMIEYSQKEVLHILESDESIEELLKKGLHLENPAVEMKRKASSYISGILETRLEELKHKELEEIIPEKMQARIDEAIEPFSELILTKISEYIASTEGKQKLAVMIDRYLADRGTLGSMINMFFTNTRLVDKVQPELLRLLKQNDIQNVIITMLQKQWDDLKETKIETFEDKFNSNKMVNEVTVIIVNELPIDRMMKLPLSEAVAPYKERIIEDIVPRIVDAAGKYLSNNLQPLMEQLHLAEVVKGQVETFSVGRLEEMVLSISRREFKMITYLGAVLGGVIGLIQGVIITLIG; encoded by the coding sequence ATGATGTCGTCTATACTGATAACAATTCTATTTATGATAGTGATTGGCGCTGTTATAGGTGGGTTTACGAATTCATTGGCAATTAAAATGCTGTTCAGGCCATATGAAGCTCGGTATATCGGAAAGTGGAAGATTCCCTTTACCCCCGGTCTAATTCCAAAGCGGAGAGATGAATTGGCTGTTCAGCTTGGGAAGATGGTTGTTGAGCACCTTCTAACAGCTGAAGGAATTCAGCAGAAAATGCATGATCCTGTTTTTAAACGTACAATGATCGAATACTCTCAGAAGGAAGTCCTTCATATCCTTGAATCGGACGAGTCTATTGAGGAGCTACTGAAAAAAGGACTTCATCTAGAGAACCCTGCAGTAGAAATGAAAAGGAAAGCTTCCTCTTATATTAGCGGTATACTTGAAACAAGGCTCGAGGAGCTAAAGCATAAAGAGCTTGAGGAAATCATTCCAGAGAAGATGCAAGCGAGGATCGATGAAGCCATTGAACCTTTTTCAGAGCTTATCCTAACTAAAATAAGCGAGTATATTGCTTCAACAGAAGGAAAACAGAAGCTGGCCGTGATGATTGACCGCTATCTTGCAGATCGCGGTACACTCGGGAGCATGATTAATATGTTCTTTACAAATACGCGACTTGTCGATAAAGTACAGCCAGAATTACTAAGGCTTCTCAAGCAAAATGACATTCAGAATGTCATCATTACAATGCTACAAAAGCAATGGGATGACCTGAAGGAAACAAAGATCGAAACGTTTGAGGATAAATTTAATTCAAACAAAATGGTGAATGAAGTTACGGTAATAATCGTAAATGAGCTTCCAATTGATCGTATGATGAAACTACCTTTGTCGGAAGCTGTAGCGCCATATAAAGAGCGGATTATTGAAGATATCGTACCACGCATTGTAGATGCTGCTGGAAAATATTTAAGTAATAATCTTCAACCGCTTATGGAACAATTGCATCTTGCAGAAGTTGTAAAAGGTCAGGTTGAAACCTTCTCAGTAGGCCGTTTAGAGGAGATGGTCTTGTCTATTTCAAGAAGGGAATTTAAGATGATTACGTATCTTGGAGCCGTTCTTGGTGGGGTGATTGGACTCATTCAGGGAGTCATCATTACCCTTATTGGATGA
- a CDS encoding YheC/YheD family protein, with protein sequence MKLAEKVILQPVNENNTLRILSIPEKIAAKWNLTSSTTLFRYMDLEEVITIQVYPSPSSHTVYCSPSLLTTLNLPYQTIPLVLTYCHQEQILSFGPIFCLVTNTTGDETSPFGAYTAFCREVADYCENHHILFYVYTFKTWGKDSVTGRIWNQREWVEWNLPKPSMIYNRIHSRKLEQSQSIQKLKALWKEQRIPYFNESFLNKWEVHERLLSHEEIAPYLPDTVLLESIDTIQAMLTKYQTLYLKPLNGSQGKHIFRISYMNALYHLDYSSFNGNQTVSSPTLTGLYPAIRARSKHVPYLVQQGIPLHKINDCPVDFRILCLKGTGEKWQVVSAVARIAESRDQFVSNVARGAQLKRFEEGLVQFEEGIQKQTKRILPELAREVSQIIDLETEGFFGELGIDLSVDQNGHPWIIEVNTKPSKTFEGITNNTYRPSVKALIRFITWCTSS encoded by the coding sequence ATGAAACTTGCAGAAAAAGTTATTTTACAACCTGTAAATGAAAATAACACGTTACGTATCCTTTCCATTCCAGAAAAGATCGCCGCAAAATGGAATCTAACAAGTAGTACCACTTTGTTTCGGTATATGGATCTTGAAGAAGTCATTACCATTCAGGTATACCCATCACCATCAAGCCATACGGTATATTGTTCGCCTTCTCTACTTACAACACTCAATTTGCCATATCAAACGATCCCACTTGTTCTTACTTATTGTCATCAGGAACAAATCCTTTCGTTTGGTCCAATATTCTGTCTGGTCACAAACACAACAGGTGACGAAACATCACCATTTGGAGCATACACCGCTTTTTGTAGAGAAGTGGCCGATTATTGTGAAAATCATCATATCCTCTTTTATGTCTATACATTCAAAACGTGGGGGAAAGATTCAGTTACTGGTAGGATCTGGAATCAACGAGAATGGGTTGAATGGAACCTTCCAAAGCCCTCTATGATCTATAACCGTATTCACTCAAGGAAACTCGAACAATCACAATCTATTCAAAAGTTAAAAGCGCTTTGGAAGGAGCAACGCATTCCCTATTTCAATGAATCCTTCCTTAATAAATGGGAAGTTCATGAAAGGCTTTTATCTCATGAGGAAATAGCTCCGTATCTTCCAGACACTGTTCTACTTGAATCAATTGATACGATCCAAGCCATGCTTACTAAATATCAAACCCTTTATTTAAAACCACTGAACGGAAGTCAGGGTAAACATATTTTTCGGATCAGCTACATGAATGCTTTATATCATTTGGATTATTCCAGTTTCAATGGAAATCAGACGGTCTCTTCACCAACACTAACTGGGCTATACCCCGCTATTCGAGCACGTTCCAAACACGTTCCTTATCTCGTCCAACAAGGTATTCCACTTCATAAAATAAATGATTGTCCGGTAGATTTTCGTATCCTATGTTTAAAAGGTACTGGTGAGAAATGGCAAGTGGTTTCTGCTGTAGCTCGAATTGCGGAGTCCAGGGACCAATTTGTATCTAATGTCGCGCGAGGCGCACAGTTAAAGCGGTTTGAGGAAGGTCTTGTCCAGTTTGAGGAAGGTATTCAGAAGCAAACGAAACGAATCCTCCCAGAACTTGCTCGAGAGGTCTCGCAAATCATTGATCTTGAAACAGAAGGTTTTTTTGGCGAGCTTGGAATAGACCTCTCTGTTGATCAAAACGGCCATCCCTGGATCATTGAAGTAAATACAAAGCCTTCCAAAACATTTGAAGGCATCACCAATAACACTTACCGTCCATCAGTTAAAGCGCTTATTCGCTTTATTACCTGGTGTACGTCTTCCTAG
- a CDS encoding YheC/YheD family protein, which produces MNSFGIMQYSFTHEQTYLNKLGAAGTESGFKVYRFVPHQSPGIEIEGLKYDERSHTWRKANFPVPEFIYDRCFHSNFRKAPSLRFIHWLKNKTHACFLGYGLSGKWAVYKVLRTNPFVREHLPLTAKLPFPTALTVLKEWLQTHKEFIVKPIHGSQGNGIILITQELSGISVQINHKGNVLQHTYDTTSHFLQLISGIIKNREYLIQEKLILLDQNSKPFDRRVVMMKNTTTSWIEQGRAMRVGQKHSFVSNLHSGGCILSDKELALSATVLLAADEKITKLSQVIATELEKSFPPLFELGLDFGIDHSGKVWLLEANSKPGHRIIQNQTLYPRLPFQYCRSLLNEKEGVEEI; this is translated from the coding sequence ATGAATTCATTCGGTATCATGCAATATTCGTTCACACATGAGCAAACATATCTTAACAAACTTGGAGCAGCAGGTACTGAATCAGGATTCAAGGTCTATCGTTTTGTTCCCCACCAATCACCCGGAATTGAAATAGAAGGTTTGAAATACGACGAAAGATCACATACATGGCGAAAAGCCAATTTCCCAGTTCCGGAATTTATTTATGATCGTTGCTTCCATTCAAATTTCAGAAAAGCTCCTTCACTTCGATTTATTCACTGGTTAAAAAACAAAACACATGCATGCTTTCTAGGTTATGGTCTTTCAGGAAAATGGGCTGTTTACAAAGTATTACGAACCAATCCATTTGTTCGTGAGCACCTTCCATTAACAGCAAAACTACCCTTCCCTACAGCTCTAACTGTTTTAAAAGAGTGGTTACAAACGCATAAAGAATTCATTGTGAAGCCAATACATGGATCGCAAGGAAACGGCATCATTCTCATTACACAGGAACTTAGTGGGATCTCTGTTCAAATCAATCATAAAGGGAATGTCCTTCAACATACTTATGATACAACCAGTCATTTTCTTCAGCTTATTTCAGGAATAATAAAAAACCGCGAATACCTTATTCAGGAAAAACTTATACTGCTTGACCAGAACAGTAAACCCTTCGATCGAAGAGTGGTGATGATGAAGAATACAACAACAAGCTGGATTGAGCAAGGTCGCGCTATGCGTGTAGGACAAAAGCATTCGTTTGTTTCCAACTTGCATAGTGGAGGCTGCATTTTAAGCGATAAGGAACTAGCTTTATCTGCCACTGTTCTTTTAGCAGCAGATGAAAAAATAACCAAGCTTTCTCAAGTCATTGCTACAGAGCTCGAGAAATCTTTCCCGCCATTATTCGAACTCGGACTCGATTTTGGGATCGATCATTCAGGTAAAGTCTGGTTACTTGAAGCAAACTCCAAGCCGGGCCACAGGATTATTCAAAACCAGACCCTGTATCCCCGTTTACCATTTCAGTACTGCCGATCCCTCTTAAATGAGAAAGAAGGAGTTGAGGAAATATGA